The Elaeis guineensis isolate ETL-2024a chromosome 3, EG11, whole genome shotgun sequence region AAGCCAtgatttcttttttaattttttttttgatattaaaatCCATCTACTAAAATAACTTCCTTTTAAATGTTCACTAGGTGCATGCTCTCGCACCATTCCTTTAGACATAATTTAGGACGGCAAAGGATGCAATTTTAAACATGTATCGATATTAATTGCAAGACCATAGGTCTTAATCATATTATACAATTTCACTTTATGATTTATTGAATAACAAACTAACAAATAAACGAGAGACTACCATATTGAAGTTACCATAAGACCATCTGCATATATATatcatttaataataataaaacaatTGCTTACATAACTAGTCCTTCGGACGGTGACACCACAATTTCTCCTCACCCAATAGGAATTTGTATACGTAAGCATCATTATTCATCGGCTAATTAAGAAAGTAatcaattaataaattaataaatagtaATTAGGCATCCTTTGGCTTAAGGTTAACTTAAAGGCCAGGTGTATACGGGACTCCAGTGGCCGGAATCCATGAGTTCCCGGACAAGAAGTTCCCCACCGTGAACTGGCTGGCATCCGCTGCGCTCGTTATAACATGGTAGCCGGGCCACGTCACCCGCTGACTGGTATCAGCCCCTGCGCCGGTGTTCATGTACTCCCCATAGTACAAAGTCTTCAAAGCAAAGTCACCGTCCCACTCGAGCCATCCAGCCGGATCAATTAAGCTATCTAAAAACGTCTTCATGTATACTGTCCTCGAATACTTCTTCCATGGCCGGCCAAGGTAGGTCTGGAATGAGCTCTGGACCGGTTTGAGGTCCGGTGCGGCGGTGACCACCGAATCGTGAATCGATATGCCGGTGTCCGTTCTCTCGTCAGTCCGGCCCTGGGCTGTCACGGTGTTCTTCTGGCCGGTCATCGGCTTCCTGACGTATATGTTGCAGTTCTGGAAGACCACGGTGGCGTCGCCGAAGATGAAGTCGATGGTGCCATAGATGTTGCAGTTGCGGTAGAATTGCTGCTTGGAGTGGACGTAGAGTGTGTCCTGGTAGCCCTCGAAGCTGCACTGGTAGTAGACCGAGAGGTCTgagcttgatcggaaggcaacTGCCTGGTGCTTCTCAGGCCCTGCTGTGTTCTGGAAGGTCATGCCTCGAGCGATGAAGCCATCGCCAGTGACCGCTGAAAGCATGAGGAGGGTTCATAATTAGCAAGCAGGCCTAGATATGGGAATttagtcatatatatatatatatatatatatatatatatatatatgtgtatttgTGGGGGTAGACGGTGTGACGTGTTACTTCCGAATTAGAGGTTTTCTCCTTAGTTATAAAGGGTGCCTTAGGATTGTATGATGCCTTAGCTCTTTGTCATCCTGTGGACATAATAATTAAAAAGAGAGATATCGGGTCATAAAAAATAATTCCATTGCTGTCTGGTTGCATGGTTTTCTTTTAGATAGTCCTTGAAAAACCTTAGACATACTGTGGTGGTGAAAACTGAATTATAGAAGTAAATTTGATGAAGAGCTACTATTGAAAAGAACTCACCGAAGGTTGCGGAACGGAATGTTGTGGAGCCATCTTTCACGTTCTTACTACCAGTAACAATGGTAGCATTTATTCCATCTCCAATTATCGTTAGATTCTTCATCGATGTGTCGATATTCTCATTGTAAACACCAGCTTTGACGTGGATCACAAATCTTGACGTGCCGTTGCTTTGCTTCGAAGCAGCTGCAATGGCTGCTGAGATGGTATCATAATCTCCAGAGCCATCTTTGGCCACAACAAGATCGGCATTTATCGCTGAAGATTGAAGAAACTTTCGATCGGAGGCAGAGAGCCAGTTCGGGAATCCATCCAAGAGCAACCCACGATTACCACCTGACTTGGCTGGTGCCATTGCCTTGTTAATGGCTAGAGAGTTGCTTAGCAACTCCGATATGTTATGAGACATAAAGGGCAATGAATCCAAGGGAAAGGAAGAACCAAGCTCAATAAATCCATTTCGACAGGTCTGTTGATTGGCCATTGCAGCACTTAGCCATGTCTGAGCATCATCATACGATGAAGAGCTCATCGAGCTGTTAAGGTTGCCAATGGTGTCTTGACAAACCTCCAAGCAATCAGCCCATGCAGCTTTTAACGGCTCATCCAACGAGCTTATATCCATGGCCGATGCGAGCTCATGAGCTCGTACTGCTCGGTCCAAGGCTGCCAGGAGGGCTAGGTTACGGAATCCGGATTGTGTTTTGGCTTGGGCAATTAGAGGGCTAGTATTTACAACGGAACTACATACATAAGGGTAAGGGGTTTCACTGCATGACAATATTGGGTTACTTGTTGCCACATTAATGGCCATGATGAGAGAGAGGGCAAAGAAATTTGCTATTAACTTAGCCATAGTGACCTAGAGGTTTGTTTGTTGGATGGTTAGACAAAAGTGGGGGAGTGGGATTCTTTATATAGCCATGGGTAGGGCTGAAATTGGATTAGATATTGATCGGATGACAACATATTCATATCCGTATTATAGATCGGATGAcaatatattcatatccatattatgGATCGGATGACGATATATCCATATtcgtatttattttatctgataaatataaatacagatatggatattattcggatgtaaaaattcgtatccatatttgttttaaacggaTACGGATGTAATTCGGATATTGGAAGCatgaatataattatggatataacttagataatcaAGCTTTATGattatagaatcaaagatattattagataaatgataaatcaagttaataaaatatttatataattatatatttctcttaaaaattaataaatgctttataaaattatataggattacatgTAAATTTGGATAATATTTGGATATGGATTGGATAGTTATCTATCGGTattcatatccatttttcttagatggatatggatacagataCAGATATCAGTCGGATTCTCAAATTTCTATCAATATCGGTATTGATATGGATATGAAATCAGATTCGAATGGATAATATCCTTGTtgcctcatatatatatattatatatatatatatatatttttttatatatatatatatatatatatatatatatatatatgcttattATTGCCATACAATTTGTAGAAAATTATGACTGCATTAAGAATGAAGAGCCATGTTCCCGAATGATCGATAAGCCCTCCCATTGGTATAACAATTGATGAAAGGTAGAAAATTACAACAAAGATTTTGAAGTTGGTTGCCATGGTAGCTCTAAATTTACAtatagaaagaaataatataataataagaacATATTGTAAATGGTTGATACTACATGGATTTAACTATGATtcaatttgtcaaaagttgatgttaataaaaatatatttgtatctATCCATTCCCACCCATGTGGGTTGAGCTgagtttttcctttttctttttcctaccAATGTAAACCCAAAATATCTGGTAGTGGGATGAAGGAAGATGTTGTCATTTGCTCTTCATCATTATATATAAGATAATTATATCTAGATTCccctttttcaaaaaaagaatgaTCTTGGAGATTTATTAGAGATAACGGTCACTAAAAGCAAAATCTATGACAAAATAGTAGAGCTACTATAAAAATCAACATAAATCAAATTCTCTAGAGGTAGTGGTCACTAAAAGCAAAATTTGGGATAAAATAGTAGACCTACTATAAGAATCAGTATATTTGCTTATATTCTTAATTTACAAGActtgagaataaaaaaaattttgtagggTCTCGGGTCCATGGCAAATAATAAGTAGCGGTCGCCGAGGTACTTTATAAGAGATCTCGGTAGGTGCAACGAACTAAAGCATATAATGAACAATGGCAGTGACTGAAAAGGTTGAGAAATATGTTAATATACCAAGAAATATGTAGTTGGAAGATTGATGAGCACAAATCAGGATTTCCTTGGGACACTCTTTCCCATGCCACCAACTTGAAGCCATGGTGGCTTCATGGAAATTGATGATGTGGAAGAAACCTTATCGGGATCTCTTCGAGCACCTCATTAGGGATCGGGTTAAGATGATGATGGCAATTTGGCAAAATTATCATAAATCAACTTCAGATTGATTATGGATCGACTACAAACAAGATCTTGTCGGGATCTCCTCAAGTATCCCACTAAGGATCGGGCCGAGATGATGATGGTGATTTggcaaaattatcataaattgacTTCGGATCGACTATGGATGAAACCTCATTGGGATCTCTCTAAGCACCTCATCAGGAATTGGATCAAGATGATGATGGCGATTTGAAACAATTAGCACACATCGATTTTGGATCGACTATAGATCGATTATGGATGAGACCTCGTTGGGATCTCTCCAAACACCCTATCAATGATCGAGTCGAGATGATAATAGTGACTTGGCAAAATTATCACAAATCGACTTCGGATCGACTTCGAATCGATAGCAGATGAAATCTTATTAGGATCTTCCCAAGCAACCCACTAAGGATCGGGTCAAAATGATGATGGTGACTTGGCAAAATTGCTACAGATCGACTTTGGATCAACTTTGGATCTACTGTGGATGAAACCTCATCGGGATCTCCTTGAGCACCCCACTAGGGATTGGATCAAGATAATGATGGCGACTTGACAAACTTATCACAAATTGACTTTGGATCGACTATCGATGACAGAACTTCGACACCAAAACCTCGAACTATAGTTCGACCTTGGAGTCCCCGCTTAATGAATAGTTAACCGAAGCTACGATTGAGCCAATCAGGCAATCAACCAACTAAAGCTATTTAGCACAAACATCAAAAGGGAATGGGGAgtctatttcattagaaaaagttcattacaaaaaaagggagaaaaaagcaAAAAATACAAATGTGCATACTTGAGGTCCTTGGGCATGGGCTCCATAGTGTGGTTGGCGGTCTCCTCAGTAGGGGCCTCTGTGGCATCCTTAGCAGCAGGGCCAGAACTAGACCCTTGGCCAGAGTAGGCTCATCTTTTCTCAATGAGAACGCCCCAACCTCATCATCGCTGTTCTCGGGATGAAGGTGGCTCAAGTCCAATTTGGAAACTATTCGATCTATGTGCAGCTTGCAGGCCTCGATGCCATATATATAGGCCATTGAGGAGTCCTCAGCAACCTCATCCTCAAATCCCGCAAAGCCTTGAACTCCTTAATGCCCTTGAGTTTGGCCTCGATGATGAACATTActttcttctctttggttttggcCTTGACAAGCTCCATATTGCCCTCAACAGCCCTAACTACTACCTCCTCAAGCTTCGAGGCCTCCTCAAGTTTAGCCACCTTCTGATAAGGCACCTTCGTGGCATGGTGCTCGATGGCCATTAGGCCCTCTAGGGCTCCAACTTTCTATAGAGTAGATTGGAGCTCAGACTTGGCTTGAGAAGCTTCTTCTTTGGACAGATTCGTTGCCTCTTCGGTAGCACACCTTGCCTCCTCAATAGCTCACCTCAGCTCCTCCAGTCTTCACATGGGCATCCAATGCCCTAAGTTTCTTCTCTAATAAGAGCTTCACTCAATTGAATCCAACCAAGCCTTCACCAAGGATGGTGCATCATGCGCCACTACACAGAATAAAAAGTCAGCAATCACTGCTAAAAGTCAAAAGCAAAGATGAAAGACAAAAGCTCATCTCGAGGAGATTGGCATAGAAAATATCaactgttagatgtatatcctagaaagccaatatgactgacacattgtaataattctaggatatatttttatactcaaatatttttgataatcaataaaggatattttttcttttcatttttgtcTAATGTGTCCAAGAATCGTTCTAAGAATTAATGacttaaagatatatattttcaagtattgagaattaacaatatgtataattaatttttgaattactttcgatcgatagatcatcatggggatggtgaatgatccgattagattagcgtacagatcgctttcttcagaGTAGATGAGTTTCtaatctatagtgtggagacattAAGCGAGAGTgttggtggttgttagagaacatcggTACTGAGtctgaccatatgagagatcacatggatatttactcactcattagtgatcttctcgatgctgtagtggtgtaagtgattctttgacctCTGGTACCTCGATTGCTTACAGTggattactatagtttgactacatataaatatggTTCCTAACCAGATGGAtacttgtagtgaatgttggttgTAGTAGGTTTACTGTAGGAGTAAGATGCGTATTTAgatggatctatcgaccttaatagatAAGGAATAGTCCTATGGGGTTTGAGAAGCGAAGTTCTTTAGTCTATGATCATAGCAAGGTGATAAATGGAAAGGAATTTTCATAAGTATCAtaa contains the following coding sequences:
- the LOC140856083 gene encoding pectinesterase-like, with protein sequence MAKLIANFFALSLIMAINVATSNPILSCSETPYPYVCSSVVNTSPLIAQAKTQSGFRNLALLAALDRAVRAHELASAMDISSLDEPLKAAWADCLEVCQDTIGNLNSSMSSSSYDDAQTWLSAAMANQQTCRNGFIELGSSFPLDSLPFMSHNISELLSNSLAINKAMAPAKSGGNRGLLLDGFPNWLSASDRKFLQSSAINADLVVAKDGSGDYDTISAAIAAASKQSNGTSRFVIHVKAGVYNENIDTSMKNLTIIGDGINATIVTGSKNVKDGSTTFRSATFAVTGDGFIARGMTFQNTAGPEKHQAVAFRSSSDLSVYYQCSFEGYQDTLYVHSKQQFYRNCNIYGTIDFIFGDATVVFQNCNIYVRKPMTGQKNTVTAQGRTDERTDTGISIHDSVVTAAPDLKPVQSSFQTYLGRPWKKYSRTVYMKTFLDSLIDPAGWLEWDGDFALKTLYYGEYMNTGAGADTSQRVTWPGYHVITSAADASQFTVGNFLSGNSWIPATGVPYTPGL